A genomic region of Lytechinus pictus isolate F3 Inbred chromosome 2, Lp3.0, whole genome shotgun sequence contains the following coding sequences:
- the LOC129254920 gene encoding sialate:O-sulfotransferase 2-like produces MPNGTFPLTALASYPGSGNTWMRHLIETSTGYASGNVKQSYILVGAGFKGERVPNFAGRTLTIKTHTFHSRMDSAILLVRNPYRAMVAEFNRQKAGKTGHAEDNIFRTEDWRRYVKNQSQTWFKLYEKYISECNRLGHTCKSMAAFIRPQARIVI; encoded by the exons ATGCCGAATGGAACATTCCCGCTGACAGCTCTGGCAAGTTATCCAGGTTCTGGTAATACATGGATGAGACATCTTATAGAGACATCAACCGGCTACGCCTCTGGGAACGTGAAACAAAGCTATATACTCGTCGGAGCAG GTTTTAAAGGTGAAAGGGTCCCAAACTTCGCCGGTAGAACTCTGACAATCAAGACACATACTTTCCATTCGAGAATGGACAGTGCTATTTTACTTGTACGTAATCCATACAGAGCAATGGTGGCCGAATTTAATAGACAGAAAGCAGGAAAGACTGGACATGCCGAGGACAACATTTTCAGGACAGAAG ATTGGAGGAGGTATGTGAAGAATCAATCTCAAACATGGTTTAAGCTCTACGAAAAATACATCTCAGAATGCAACCGTTTGGGCCACACCTGCAAGTCTATGGCTGCGTTtatccgacctcaagccagaatcgtgatttga